CTCTCGGTGGACTGACACCAGCCACCATGGATATTGATGGCCGTTTTATGGTCAATGCTAACCGAGACAGTGCCGATGTGATTTGGCCTCAGGGATTGGTCAATTGGCAATTACAGCATCAGACATTAGTCGAAGAGCACGCCATTGACGATGCTTGTCCTCATATTCAACGCATCGCCACCGGCCAGCATTACTATAAAAATCAACTAACGGCATTACCATTAAAAGCCAACTTACCCAAACTAAACTGGTATGTGAATGATCAACCCTATCATCAGACACAACTGGTATTGGCTAATTTTAATGGCAAAGTCGTAATTGATGCCTGCCAGGCTCTGACCTGTGATCGGCGCACCATCTATATTCACTGATAAAAATGGGACCTTTCGGTCCCATTTTCATCATTTATCGCAAAGAGTACGCAAGCTGTTACACCAAAAATGACATATATGTTTGCAAAATAATCAAATTCACCAAGTCGATAAAGAAAGCCCCAACAATCGGTACCACCATAAAAGCTTGTGGAGATGGACCATAACGGTTAACGATAGAGCCCATATTCATTACCGCTGTTGGCGTCGCCCCCAGACCAAAACCGCAATGACCACTAGAAATGACCGCAGCGTCATAGTTACTGCCCATCATTTTGAAGGTTATAAAGTAGGTAAAGACCCCAACGGCAATAGATTGTACGGCCAGAATAATTAAAAATGGCACCGCCAAATCAAAAATATTCCACAGTTTTAAACTCATTAACGCCATTGCTAAAAATAACGATAATGATACCGTACCTAACATATCCACGGTTTCTGTTTCTACTTTCCTTAGTTTGGTGACCTCTAATATATTCGTGATAACCACACCAATAAATAAAGCGTATACAAAATCAGGGATCATTAACCAACTAATATTAAATTGAGAAACCCATTGTTCTAAATATTTAGCACCATTTACGCAGAGCAATAAAATAAATAAAACTTCAATGACTTTTTTCGCAGTAACCTTATCCTCTTCATACTCGTTATAAGTTACAATTTGAGGATCGCGCATACGATTCTGGCTAGCACAGCCATATTCAGATTGAAGTTTATTTTTTTCAATTAATCGCTGAGCTACTGGACTACCAATAATCCCGCCCATAATCAAACCAAAGGTCGCAGAAGCCATGGCGATTTCTAGGGTATTGTGCAGACCATACATATCTGACAAGGTCTTAGCCCAAGCTGCGCCGGTACCATGGCCACCAGATAAGGTAATCGAGCCAGCAATTAGCCCCATCAGCGGATCTAACCCCAATGCCGTGGCTAAAGAAACCCCGATAGCATTTTGCATAATAATACATAAGGATGCTGCACCAAGGAAAATAAATACCTTAGCCCCCCCTTTTAATAATTGGGTATAATTTGCAGATAATCCTACTGTCGCAAAAAACATTAACATAAATGTATTTTGCAATGGCAAATCAAATTTTAAATCTACTGACTTAAAATGTAATACTGTAATAATAAAGGCTACGACTAAGCCACCAACTATGGGCTCCGGAATATTAAATCGTTTTAATATTGGTAATTTCGAATTAATAACATGCCCAAGAAACAGCACACTGATGGCAATCATAAATGATTCCAATGCACCAACTGATATTACGTGACTCATAACACCTCTTTTATCTTTTTATTTATATGTTGCTCATCCTTCCTTAATGATCGAAGGGTCTTGACCTCCCTGTGAACAACTAATCAATCACCAACTCCTAATTTATCGGACTGGTTTCGAGTCTAGGTTTTCATAATTTAACAACTGCTAATTGCACACTTATGCAAACATGATTTACATCACAATGATAATTTACAGATAAATTCTGAGATGTAGTTCAAAAAAATGAGAAAAAAACCCTACCCATTGATGTAAAAACAGGCAAATAGAAAGAGGATTTTACTAAGAAAGCACTCAGAATTTCGCGTAATTATTCATTAATTACTACGCCGGGAAGTAGCCGGTCAATGCTAACTAAAACAA
This region of Shewanella sp. NFH-SH190041 genomic DNA includes:
- the gltS gene encoding sodium/glutamate symporter translates to MSHVISVGALESFMIAISVLFLGHVINSKLPILKRFNIPEPIVGGLVVAFIITVLHFKSVDLKFDLPLQNTFMLMFFATVGLSANYTQLLKGGAKVFIFLGAASLCIIMQNAIGVSLATALGLDPLMGLIAGSITLSGGHGTGAAWAKTLSDMYGLHNTLEIAMASATFGLIMGGIIGSPVAQRLIEKNKLQSEYGCASQNRMRDPQIVTYNEYEEDKVTAKKVIEVLFILLLCVNGAKYLEQWVSQFNISWLMIPDFVYALFIGVVITNILEVTKLRKVETETVDMLGTVSLSLFLAMALMSLKLWNIFDLAVPFLIILAVQSIAVGVFTYFITFKMMGSNYDAAVISSGHCGFGLGATPTAVMNMGSIVNRYGPSPQAFMVVPIVGAFFIDLVNLIILQTYMSFLV